GCTCGATGTTACAGATACAGCTTTAGATCAAATAGGAAAACAGTTAGGAAAGATAAGGGATAAATTACAAGAAGCAGGAGACCCAGGATTTGGACCAACAGAAAGAAAAGCTTTAAAGGATGAAGTGAATGGAATAATAGGAAGTTTATCTCAGACACTTAATACTAATTTTGATGGAAAATATATATTTTCTGGAACAAGAGTTACAGGAAAACCAACATCAGTAAGTAAAGATGCAAATGGGAATAGCTCTATATATTATATAAATAATAATGGAACTACTCTTACAGATAAAAGTAGTTATGAATATAAACAAATAAATGAAAAATTAAAGGCAGAAATATCTGAAGGAGTAGTTATGGAATATAATGTAACAGCTAAAGAAATTTTAGAAGATGGAGGAGATTTAGCAAAATTATTAGAAAATATAGTAAATCATTTAGATAGTGATAAGTCAGAAGATACAAATAAATTGTATGGTGAAGATTTAGGAAGTATAGATAAGGTTTTAGATAATGTGTTAAAAATAAGAGCAGAAGTAGGAGCAAAGCAAAATAGAATGGATTCTGCTAAAAAAATGAACACAGAGACAAATTTTAATATGACAGAAATTCTATCTGGTATAGAAGACATAGATATAGTAGAAAAAAATATGGAATATGCTGTACTTCAATCTGTTTATATATCTTCTCTTCAAACTAGTGCTAAAGTTTTACAACCAACACTAATGGACTACTTGAGGTAGAGGATAGATTACAGAGTATAGAGTACAGATAGCAATATGATGATAGAAGATAATTAATTTTAGTATAGAGAGTTGGGTAGGTATGAATTTAAATACAAAATATCATGGATGTATAGAATATGAAGAAAAGGATGTAATTCATTTTGAAAAAGGTATACCAGGTTTTAAAGAATTAAAAAAATTTATAATATTTCCTGTAGAAGATAATGATGTTTTTTCAGTTTTTCATTCTGTAGAAAAAGATGATATGGGGATTATAGTTACATCTCCTTTTAATATAGAAAAAAATTATGAAGTACAATTAGATGAAGAACAAATAAAAAATCTTAAATTGCAGGACGAAAAAGATGCATTGCTTTTAAATACAGTTACTTTAAGTTCAGATATGGATAAAATAACAGCAAATTTAAGAGCTCCCATTGTTATAAATATAAAAGAAAAAATAGGGGAACAAATAATAATAAATAGTGATAAATATAAAGTAAAACATCCACTATTTAAGGAGGAAGCTTAATGCTAGTTATAACTAGAAAAAAAGGAGAGTCTTTTTTAATAGGAGATGATATAGAGATAACTGTAGTTAAATTAGATGATGGTTCTGTAAAATTAGCCATAGATGCCCCTAAAAAAATAACTATACTAAGAAAAGAACTTTATAATGAGGTTCAGGAAGAAAATAAAAAAGCTACTAATTTCAATCCTTCTATTTTGAAAAATATAAAAACTAAATAAAAGGAAGTGTAACACATGGAAGTAAAAGCTATAAGTCAAGGAAGACATCAAGCGTATAATTCTGAAATCATAAATAATGATATAAATTTAGATACTAATGTTGAAAGAATTAAGTTGAATGAAAAACATACTACATTGGATAAAGAAAATACAAAAGAAGTTAAAAATTCTGTAGATAAATTAAATAAGTTATTAGAAGGGCAGGATATACGGCTAGAGTACGAAATTTATGGTAAGTTTAGAGATTTAACCATAAGATTAATAAATACAAAAACAAAGGAAGTAATAAAAGAAATACCACCTAGAAAAATAATAGATATGGTAGCCAAACTATGTGAAATGGCAGGAGTTTTAGTAGACGAAAAGGCGTAGTATTGGGAAATAAAAAAACATTTCAACCATTTTAAATTTTATAAGGTGGTGTGGTTATGGAATTTAGATTAAATAAAATAGACTTAGAGGTAAGGGATAAAATAAAGGAACAAACCAAAGAAGGAAAGGTTCATTCTAAGCAAAATATAACCATAAATAAACAGGACAGAGATAATAATTCAAAGGATAGAGGATTCTATGAACAACTAAAAAAACAAAAGAAAAATAAGAATAAAAATATAAAAGTAAAGGCAGTAAAATATGTCAAAGGTGAAAATTTAGACATAGAAGCTACAAAAGAAGAAATGGAAGGAAAAGCTACTATAGTAGGAACTATAATAGATACTAAAAAATAATTTAAAATTTTCCAATATAAGAGGAAGGTGTATTTAATGTATACAGCTAATGCATACAATACTTATAAAAATAATAGCGTTAATTTTGCTTCAAAGGATCAATTGCTTCTAATGCTAGTTGATGGGGCTGTAAAATTTTCTAAAATAGCGAGACAAGCCATTTTAGATAAAGATATACCTAAAGCCCATGAAAATTTAGTGAAAACTCAAGATATATTCTATGAATTAATGACAACTTTGGATGCTAACCAAGCTGGAACTTGGGGGAATCAACTTATGTCAATTTATGAATTTATAGTAAGAAGACTTGGGGAGGCTAATATAAAAAAAGATACTAAAATAATGGATGAAGTTATTCCATTGATAGAAGATATAAGAGATACATGGTATGAAGCAGAAAAGTTATCAAAGCAAATGAAATAAAAAACATGAGGGGGAATAATTATGCCTATGAGATTACCTGGACTTGCTACAGGAATGGATACAGATACTATGATAAAAAACATGATGAAACCATATACTATGCGTGTAGATCAAATGAAACAAAAATCACAAATATTATTATGGCAGCAGGATGCTTATAGAAACGTAATGGATGGAGTATCAAATATAACGAAAAAATATTTTGATGTATTAAATGGGGACAACTATATGTTATCTTCAAAGAATTTCTCTAGTTTAAAACCAGCAGGAATACCAGATACTTCAAATATTAAAATAAATGCAGGAAGTGGTGCTATATCAGGAAATTATTCGTTAAAGGTTACAGAATTAGCGGCTAAGGCTGAAGCTATGGGAAATAATGCTGTAAATATCAAAACATTAAGTGAAGGTGATTATGGCATAAAAATAGATGACTCTAATAATAAAATAGTTATATATGGTAATGAAATAACATTGAGTGGAAGTAGATATAATAATGTATCTGATATAGCAGCTGAAATAAATGGTAAGATAAACGCAGATGGTTCTGTTTTAAAAGATACAGTTAAGGCAGTAGTTAAAGATGGAAGTATAAAAATAGAAAATTTATTTAAAATAGATGATACAAATAAAGAATTAAAAGTAACAGTAGATGGAAAAGAGTACAATGCAGAATTATCCACAGGAAACTTTACTTTAGAAGAATTAACAAATTCTATAAATAGTAAATTAAAAGTTGCTAAGGATACTGATGGGAATGTGCTTCCAGAGAATAAAGACGTTAAAGCATCTTTATCAGCAGATGGGAAGAGCATAGAATTTACAAATACAACAGCTCACCCTAATTATTCTGTAGCTGAGGTTAGTTTATCAGGAACAACAGGGGGAAGTGGAATTACAGGTACTGATGTAACAGTAGCTAATAATTCAATAACCTATGCAAAAGAAATAATAGCAGGATTTAATGATACATTTAATGTAAAAATAGGTACTGATGCTTCAAAAACAGTAAAGCTAGCAGCAGGAACTATAAATTCAATAGGAGATTTAGAAACGAAACTTAATGATGCCTTTGATGCTGCAGGACTAAAGCTTACTTTAACTGCAACAGTTAAAGAAGAAAAAATAGTTTTATCATCTAATTCAGATAAACAAGTAATAATTACAGGAGAATCAGGGAAAAGCGCTAATTCTTTATTAGGATTACCAGATAGATATGAAATGAATACTAGTTTATCAGAAAAAATGTCCAGTATAGTAGGTGGAGAAGTTAAATTTACTATAAATGGTGTAGATTTTAATTATGATTTTACAAAAGATTATGATTCAACTACAGCACCAAATGGAGCTAAAAATAAAACTATATCCCAAATATTGGGGGATATATCAGACAAAGCCAAAGTAGATATAAGTTATAGTGAAATTAATAAAAAATTTACTATGAGATCTAAAGATGAAGGTAACAGTGAAAAAATAGTTGCCAGTGATGCTTCAGGTGATTTTTTACAAAATTTATTTGGAAATAGCTCAATAAGTGTACAAGGTAAGGATGCAGAGTTTAATCTTACAACACCAAGTGGAACTTCTACAGTAACTAAGCCTACAAATAATTTTACTATAGATGGTGTGAATTATAATATAGAAGGAGCAAAACCAGGGGAAGAAATAAGTTTTTCATTAAGTGGAGATACTGAGGATTCTTTTAATAAGATAAAAGGATTCATAGAGGATTATAATAAATTAGTGGATGAATTACAGAAAAAACTTTCAGAAAAAAAATATAGAAAATTTGAACCATTAACAGAAGAGCAGAAAAAAGACATGAAAGAAAATGATATAAAGCTTTGGGAAGAAAAGGCTCAGTCTGGTATATTAAGAAGTGATTCTGATATACAAAATATGCTTTCTAGCTTACGAAGAGCTTTCTTTGATTCTGTAGAGGGGGCAGGGCTATCTTTAAAAGAGGTGGGATTAACCACATCTAGTGATTACACACAAGGTGGGAAAATAATATTTGATCTTAATATAGATAAAGACGGAAACAGTGGAGAAGAAAGACTGAAAAAGCTCCTAAAAGAAGATCCAGATAAAGTATTTAAAATATTGTCTAAACAATCCGATAGCTATCCAAGATATACTCCAGATTTAACTTCAACAGAAAGAAGTCAAAGATACAATGAAGAGGGCATATTTCAAAGAATAAATGACATATTTAATGATTATACAAGAACCACAAGAAATGTTAATGGTAAGATGGGCATATTTGTAGAGAAGGCAGGTATAAAAGGAACTGCATCCGAAATAAATAATATTCTCTATAAAGAATTAGAAAAAAGAGAAAAAACCATAAAAGAGATGGAAGATAGACTTGTAGAACGTGAAAATAGATATTATTATCAATTTGCACAATTGGAAAAATATATGAGTAAAATGAACTCTCAATCTGCATGGCTTGCCCAACAATTAGGTGGGGGACAATAAGGATAAAAATGAATGAGTTAAGAAAAAAATTAATAAAATTTAGAGAAATAACATTAAATATAATAGATTCTTTAGAAAAGGAAGACTATGATACACCAGAAGAGTTATTAGGACAACGAGATAATATAATAAAAGAAATAAATAATTTAGATTACAAGAAAGAAGAGTTTAAAAAAATAGATGAAGAATTGGAGCTTTTATTAATAGAAAAGAAACTACAGAACCTTATGATGGAAAAAAAAGCTATGATAAAATTAAAACTAAAAAAAGCTTCAGAGAATAAAGAAGCAAATAAAAATTATAGTACAAAACAATTTGACACGCAGAGTATACTAAATACAAAAATATAAAAATAAATATAAAAACTATAAAGTACAAAAAAAGAAATTCGATATAGTTAATGTAAGCTAAATAAAAAATAAATAAGATATAAAAAGCATATAAAGTTTATAAAAAAACATACGAAAAATAAAGCATAAAGACAGGGTAATTCAAAAAAGCTAGTAGACCTAAATGGGTTAACTATAAATAAAAAATTTGCACAAGGAAGTGCATGTAAAAAACAGGGAGGAATTTAAAATGATAATTAATCACAATTTAAACGCTATGAACGCTCATAGAAATATGGGAATCAACACTGGAAATTCTGGAAAGGCTATGGAAAAATTAAGCTCAGGTTTAAGAATAAACAGAGCTGGAGATGACGCAGCAGGACTAGCAATTTCTGAAAAAATGAGAGGACAAATAAGAGGATTAGACCAAGCTTCAAGAAACTCTCAAGATGGTATTTCATTAATTCAAACAGCAGAAGGTGCTTTAAACGAAACTCACTCAATTCTTCAAAGAATGAGAGAATTATCAGTACAAGCTGCTAATGATACTAACGTTACAGTTGATAGAGATGCTATACAAAAAGAATTAACTTCATTAACATCTGAAATTGATAGAATAGCTACTACAACTCAATTCAATGAAAAGAATCTTTTAAACGGAGATTTAGCAACAACTGGAGCTAAACTTCAAATAGGAGCTAATGCTGATACTGCATTAACTTTAGAAGTAAAAATAGCTAAGATGGATTCAACAGCATTAACAGTTACAGCTACTAACGTTAAAGTTGGAAGTAATGCAGATGCTACAGCGTCTATAACTAATATTAATAACGCGATAAAAGAAGTATCAACTCAAAGATCAGGTCTTGGTGCATACCAAAACAGATTAGAGCATACTATAGCTAACTTAGATAATGCTTCTGAAAACTTACAAGCAGCAGAATCAAGAGTTAGAGATGTAGATATGGCTAAAGAAATGATGAACTTCAGCAAAAATAACATACTACAACAAGCTGCACAAGCTATGCTTGCTCAAGCTAATCAAGCTCCACAAGGTGTTCTTCAATTATTAAGATAATTGTAACTTGATTTTAAAAGAAGTCAGAAATCATTCTGACTTCTTTTTTTTATAAAAAGTATTGTATATAGGAAAGTTGTTCATTATATAAAGAAAATATTCTTAAGTAATTTTTACAAAGTTCGATAAATAAAATAGGTAAATTTTATATTTAGGAGCGAAAAATAATGAAACTTAGCATCGCTATGATAGTTAAAAATGAAGAAAGAAATTTAGAAAGAACATTAATACCTTTAAAAAAATTACAGGATTATATAGATACAGAAATAGTAATAGTAGATACTGGTTCTGCAGATGGCACTGTAGAAATTGCTAAAAGATATACTAATAAAGTTTATTTTCATCATTGGAATAATAACTTTGCAGCTATGAGAAATATATCAATTAATTATTGTACTGGAGATTGGATATTAATACTGGATGCGGATGAAGCTCTTTATGATATAGATGAATTAGTAAATCTATTAAATAATAACAGCTTAAATGATTTTAATGCTGTTTTACTAAAAAGAATTGAATTTTTCAGAAGTGTAGAATATTCAGTTTCTAATGGGTATATATCACCCATACTTAGGTTGTTTAAGAAAAACACTATTTATTATGAAGGAACTATTCATGAACAACCTAAATTTAACTATCCAGTTATGGAAAGTAGTATTAGATTTATACATTATGGTTATGACAATAATGATTATGAAGTTATGGAGTATAAATTCAAGAGAAATTTAAATTTACTTTTAGGAGAACTAAAGGATGATCCCGATAGCATATATATTAACTTTCAAATAGCAGTGTCTTATACAATGCATAATCAATTAAAAGAGGCGTTGGAATATATTGAAATAGCATATGAAAAAGGGAAAAAGGATATTAACAAATACCTTTATGTAATAGATAAATATTGTTTTATTTTATACAATATGGGCAATTATAAGGCACTAATAGACAAAGCAACTGAAGGAATAAAATATTGTAATGATTTTTTAGATTTTTATTTTTATTTAGGAGAAGCATACTTTAATTTAAATCAATATCCTAGTGCAATAGAAATATATAGTAAATATTTGAAAT
Above is a window of Clostridium sporogenes DNA encoding:
- the csrA gene encoding carbon storage regulator CsrA gives rise to the protein MLVITRKKGESFLIGDDIEITVVKLDDGSVKLAIDAPKKITILRKELYNEVQEENKKATNFNPSILKNIKTK
- the fliD gene encoding flagellar filament capping protein FliD; translation: MRLPGLATGMDTDTMIKNMMKPYTMRVDQMKQKSQILLWQQDAYRNVMDGVSNITKKYFDVLNGDNYMLSSKNFSSLKPAGIPDTSNIKINAGSGAISGNYSLKVTELAAKAEAMGNNAVNIKTLSEGDYGIKIDDSNNKIVIYGNEITLSGSRYNNVSDIAAEINGKINADGSVLKDTVKAVVKDGSIKIENLFKIDDTNKELKVTVDGKEYNAELSTGNFTLEELTNSINSKLKVAKDTDGNVLPENKDVKASLSADGKSIEFTNTTAHPNYSVAEVSLSGTTGGSGITGTDVTVANNSITYAKEIIAGFNDTFNVKIGTDASKTVKLAAGTINSIGDLETKLNDAFDAAGLKLTLTATVKEEKIVLSSNSDKQVIITGESGKSANSLLGLPDRYEMNTSLSEKMSSIVGGEVKFTINGVDFNYDFTKDYDSTTAPNGAKNKTISQILGDISDKAKVDISYSEINKKFTMRSKDEGNSEKIVASDASGDFLQNLFGNSSISVQGKDAEFNLTTPSGTSTVTKPTNNFTIDGVNYNIEGAKPGEEISFSLSGDTEDSFNKIKGFIEDYNKLVDELQKKLSEKKYRKFEPLTEEQKKDMKENDIKLWEEKAQSGILRSDSDIQNMLSSLRRAFFDSVEGAGLSLKEVGLTTSSDYTQGGKIIFDLNIDKDGNSGEERLKKLLKEDPDKVFKILSKQSDSYPRYTPDLTSTERSQRYNEEGIFQRINDIFNDYTRTTRNVNGKMGIFVEKAGIKGTASEINNILYKELEKREKTIKEMEDRLVERENRYYYQFAQLEKYMSKMNSQSAWLAQQLGGGQ
- a CDS encoding flagellar protein FliT; amino-acid sequence: MNELRKKLIKFREITLNIIDSLEKEDYDTPEELLGQRDNIIKEINNLDYKKEEFKKIDEELELLLIEKKLQNLMMEKKAMIKLKLKKASENKEANKNYSTKQFDTQSILNTKI
- a CDS encoding flagellin; this translates as MIINHNLNAMNAHRNMGINTGNSGKAMEKLSSGLRINRAGDDAAGLAISEKMRGQIRGLDQASRNSQDGISLIQTAEGALNETHSILQRMRELSVQAANDTNVTVDRDAIQKELTSLTSEIDRIATTTQFNEKNLLNGDLATTGAKLQIGANADTALTLEVKIAKMDSTALTVTATNVKVGSNADATASITNINNAIKEVSTQRSGLGAYQNRLEHTIANLDNASENLQAAESRVRDVDMAKEMMNFSKNNILQQAAQAMLAQANQAPQGVLQLLR
- the fliS gene encoding flagellar export chaperone FliS — encoded protein: MYTANAYNTYKNNSVNFASKDQLLLMLVDGAVKFSKIARQAILDKDIPKAHENLVKTQDIFYELMTTLDANQAGTWGNQLMSIYEFIVRRLGEANIKKDTKIMDEVIPLIEDIRDTWYEAEKLSKQMK
- the fliW gene encoding flagellar assembly protein FliW, whose protein sequence is MNLNTKYHGCIEYEEKDVIHFEKGIPGFKELKKFIIFPVEDNDVFSVFHSVEKDDMGIIVTSPFNIEKNYEVQLDEEQIKNLKLQDEKDALLLNTVTLSSDMDKITANLRAPIVINIKEKIGEQIIINSDKYKVKHPLFKEEA
- the flgL gene encoding flagellar hook-associated protein FlgL; the encoded protein is MRITNKMMSDSFMTDMNSNLQNLDRIRQQLTTGKNFSKPSHDPAGVIRTMQLYTGIDANKQYNKNISNVINWLDVTDTALDQIGKQLGKIRDKLQEAGDPGFGPTERKALKDEVNGIIGSLSQTLNTNFDGKYIFSGTRVTGKPTSVSKDANGNSSIYYINNNGTTLTDKSSYEYKQINEKLKAEISEGVVMEYNVTAKEILEDGGDLAKLLENIVNHLDSDKSEDTNKLYGEDLGSIDKVLDNVLKIRAEVGAKQNRMDSAKKMNTETNFNMTEILSGIEDIDIVEKNMEYAVLQSVYISSLQTSAKVLQPTLMDYLR
- a CDS encoding flagellar protein FlaG; its protein translation is MEVKAISQGRHQAYNSEIINNDINLDTNVERIKLNEKHTTLDKENTKEVKNSVDKLNKLLEGQDIRLEYEIYGKFRDLTIRLINTKTKEVIKEIPPRKIIDMVAKLCEMAGVLVDEKA